The Kitasatospora setae KM-6054 genome contains a region encoding:
- a CDS encoding ABC transporter permease yields the protein MPYWTRKATGALATLWLASVAVFLLLRLAPGDPVSAALGAEADQEQHDRLARGLGVDRPLPVQYLGWLRGLLTGDPGLSFHYREPVTRLIGQSLGSTVQLALAAAVLMLLLGLLLGAALATERRPRLARVLDPVSTALLALPVYVTAVLFVFVFAVVLRVLPAGGEKDLFAAPDLAVQYLALPAVALALPGSVVLARLLATELRRTRQEEFVLTAVAKGASPRRILLRHVLPNSLAPFCVEFGLHLGELLGGAVVAEQLFARHGLGQLLLDAINQRDYPVAQTLIMLAVAVAVLVQLGSELLVGRLDPRIARAGTGEAR from the coding sequence GTGCCGTACTGGACCAGAAAGGCGACCGGAGCGCTGGCCACGCTCTGGCTCGCCTCCGTCGCCGTCTTCCTGCTGCTGCGGCTCGCCCCCGGCGACCCGGTCTCGGCCGCGCTCGGCGCCGAGGCCGACCAGGAGCAGCACGACCGGCTGGCCCGCGGCCTGGGCGTCGACCGGCCGCTGCCCGTCCAGTACCTGGGCTGGCTGCGCGGCCTGCTCACCGGCGATCCCGGGCTGTCCTTCCACTACCGCGAGCCGGTCACCCGGCTGATCGGGCAGAGCCTCGGCAGCACCGTCCAACTCGCGCTCGCCGCAGCGGTGTTGATGCTGCTGCTCGGGCTGCTGCTGGGCGCCGCGCTGGCCACCGAGCGGCGGCCGCGGCTGGCCCGGGTGCTCGACCCGGTGTCGACCGCGCTGCTGGCACTGCCGGTGTACGTGACGGCGGTGCTGTTCGTGTTCGTCTTCGCGGTGGTGCTGCGGGTGCTGCCGGCCGGCGGCGAGAAGGACCTGTTCGCGGCGCCCGACCTGGCCGTGCAGTACCTGGCGCTGCCCGCCGTCGCGCTCGCGCTGCCCGGCTCGGTGGTGCTGGCCCGGCTGCTGGCCACCGAGCTGCGGCGGACCCGGCAGGAGGAGTTCGTGCTGACCGCCGTCGCCAAGGGCGCCTCGCCGCGCCGGATCCTGCTGCGGCACGTGCTGCCCAACAGCCTGGCCCCGTTCTGCGTCGAGTTCGGCCTGCACCTGGGCGAGCTGCTCGGCGGGGCGGTGGTCGCCGAGCAGCTGTTCGCCCGGCACGGCCTCGGGCAGCTGCTGCTGGACGCGATCAACCAGCGCGACTACCCGGTCGCGCAGACCCTGATCATGCTCGCGGTGGCCGTCGCCGTGCTCGTCCAACTCGGCTCGGAACTGCTGGTCGGACGGCTCGACCCGCGGATCGCCCGGGCCGGCACCGGGGAGGCCCGATGA
- a CDS encoding ABC transporter permease: protein MTADAAPLRRPPLLRRLPRRPALPAALRTPRGRTGAVLVALVVLLGLLGPLLLGTDPYRQGRQALAGPSAAHLLGTDEVGRDLLARALAGVRTELLVCLLAVPAAAALGTLLGLLGGLNRLLGEAVQRLFDLLLGCHGLLLGLALALLLRPGLGTVVTTIVLSALPSFGRQARAALLGQLARDHVVAARVLGVPRGRVLRRHVLPNVADATTALLAVAMAHAVKIEGGLSVLGLGVQPPAPSLGTMINTGSKYLFLQPGYALAPVVLLGLLVFGLTLLADSFNRERLR, encoded by the coding sequence ATGACCGCCGACGCCGCACCGCTGCGCCGCCCGCCGCTGCTCCGGCGGCTCCCCCGGCGCCCCGCGCTGCCCGCCGCGCTGCGCACCCCGCGCGGCCGGACCGGGGCGGTGCTGGTCGCGCTGGTGGTGCTGCTCGGGCTGCTCGGCCCGCTGCTGCTCGGCACCGACCCGTACCGGCAGGGGCGGCAGGCGCTGGCCGGGCCGTCCGCGGCGCACCTGCTGGGCACCGACGAGGTCGGCCGCGACCTGCTGGCCCGGGCGCTCGCCGGGGTCCGCACCGAGCTGCTGGTCTGCCTGCTGGCGGTGCCCGCGGCGGCGGCGCTCGGCACCCTGCTGGGCCTGCTCGGCGGGCTGAACCGGCTGCTCGGCGAGGCCGTGCAGCGGCTGTTCGACCTGCTGCTGGGCTGCCACGGGCTGCTGCTCGGCCTGGCGCTGGCGCTGCTGCTGCGCCCCGGGCTGGGCACCGTGGTGACCACCATCGTGCTCAGCGCGCTGCCCTCGTTCGGCCGGCAGGCGCGCGCCGCGCTGCTCGGCCAGCTGGCCCGCGACCACGTGGTGGCCGCCCGGGTGCTCGGGGTGCCGCGCGGCCGGGTCCTGCGCCGGCACGTGCTGCCGAACGTCGCGGACGCCACCACCGCGCTGCTGGCGGTGGCGATGGCGCACGCGGTGAAGATCGAGGGTGGCCTGAGCGTGCTGGGCCTGGGCGTCCAGCCGCCCGCGCCCTCGCTCGGCACGATGATCAACACCGGCTCCAAGTACCTGTTCCTGCAGCCCGGTTACGCGCTGGCACCGGTCGTGCTGCTCGGCCTGCTGGTGTTCGGGCTGACCCTGCTCGCCGACTCGTTCAACCGGGAGAGACTGCGATGA
- a CDS encoding dipeptide ABC transporter ATP-binding protein yields the protein MTVTTGDRAVVGTVGGPLLEVRGLRVEAAGAEVVHGVDLTVRPGEILGLVGESGSGKTLTALAVNRMLPPRCRTTAGTVRFGGTDLLALDEPGMRAVRGRRIGMVFQDPLAYLNPRTPVGRQLAEAALVHGAGRAAAKARALELLDQVGIAEATRRYRDRPHEFSGGMRQRVLIAMAMANRPELLIADEPTTALDPTTRVGILDLLVRLRDETGTAVLLITHDLGTVARSCDTVQVTYAGRTAERAPAASLLARPRHRYTAGLLAGVPRLDTPPGHPLTVIPGRPPAAGEQPPGCAFAARCPAATERCADGQPGWTGDPADGFACHHPADGLPAQAPSTPFLRKAVAPEAAEAVLVADDLTVRYGRRRPPALEGVSLRAAPGRAVGVIGESGSGKSTLARALLGLLRPQSGTVRVGGRGWDEVGRAEERALRRRVQFVFQDPYASLSPRMTVREALAEPPAAHGLADAPGPERLCELVGLPETVLDARPHRLSGGQRQRVAIARALSVGPEVLVADEPTSALDVSVQAQILNLFGELRERTGVGLVFVSHDLALVRHLCDEVLVLRGGRVVEHGPAAELFAAPAHPYTRELLAAAAVPSLDPA from the coding sequence ATGACCGTGACCACGGGCGACCGGGCGGTAGTCGGGACGGTCGGCGGGCCGCTGCTGGAGGTGCGCGGGCTGCGGGTCGAGGCGGCCGGCGCCGAGGTGGTGCACGGCGTCGACCTGACCGTGCGGCCGGGCGAGATCCTCGGCCTGGTCGGCGAGTCGGGCTCCGGCAAGACGCTCACCGCGCTGGCCGTCAACCGGATGCTGCCGCCGCGCTGCCGCACCACCGCGGGAACGGTCCGGTTCGGCGGCACCGACCTGCTCGCGCTGGACGAGCCCGGCATGCGGGCGGTGCGCGGGCGGCGGATCGGCATGGTCTTCCAGGACCCGCTGGCCTACCTCAACCCCCGGACGCCGGTCGGCCGCCAGCTCGCCGAGGCCGCCCTGGTGCACGGCGCGGGCCGGGCCGCCGCGAAGGCCCGGGCGCTCGAACTGCTCGACCAGGTCGGCATCGCCGAGGCCACCCGCCGCTACCGCGACCGGCCGCACGAGTTCTCCGGCGGCATGCGGCAGCGCGTCCTGATCGCGATGGCGATGGCCAACCGGCCCGAGCTGCTGATCGCCGACGAGCCGACCACCGCGCTCGACCCGACCACCCGGGTCGGGATCCTCGACCTGCTGGTGCGGCTGCGCGACGAGACCGGCACCGCCGTCCTGCTGATCACCCACGACCTGGGCACGGTCGCCCGCAGCTGCGACACCGTGCAGGTGACATACGCCGGCCGGACCGCCGAACGGGCCCCCGCCGCAAGCCTGTTGGCCCGCCCCCGGCACCGCTACACGGCCGGCCTGCTGGCCGGCGTCCCCCGGCTGGACACCCCGCCCGGCCACCCGCTGACCGTCATCCCCGGCCGCCCCCCGGCCGCCGGCGAGCAGCCGCCCGGCTGCGCGTTCGCCGCCCGCTGCCCGGCCGCCACCGAACGCTGCGCGGACGGCCAGCCCGGCTGGACCGGCGACCCGGCCGACGGCTTCGCCTGCCACCACCCGGCCGACGGCCTCCCCGCGCAGGCCCCTTCAACTCCATTTTTGCGCAAGGCTGTTGCCCCAGAAGCGGCCGAAGCGGTGCTGGTCGCCGACGACCTGACCGTCCGCTACGGCCGCCGCCGCCCGCCCGCCCTGGAGGGGGTCAGCCTGCGGGCCGCGCCGGGCCGGGCGGTCGGGGTGATCGGCGAGTCGGGCTCCGGCAAGTCGACGCTGGCCCGGGCGCTGCTCGGCCTGCTGCGCCCGCAGTCCGGGACGGTCCGGGTCGGCGGGCGCGGCTGGGACGAGGTGGGCCGGGCGGAGGAGCGGGCGCTGCGCCGCCGGGTGCAGTTCGTGTTCCAGGACCCGTACGCCTCGCTCAGCCCGCGGATGACCGTCCGGGAGGCGCTGGCCGAGCCGCCGGCCGCGCACGGACTGGCCGACGCGCCGGGCCCGGAGCGGCTGTGCGAGCTGGTCGGCCTGCCGGAGACGGTGCTGGACGCCCGGCCGCACCGGCTCTCCGGCGGGCAGCGGCAGCGGGTGGCGATCGCCCGCGCGCTGTCGGTCGGGCCGGAGGTGCTGGTCGCGGACGAGCCGACCTCGGCACTGGACGTGTCGGTGCAGGCCCAGATCCTCAACCTGTTCGGCGAGTTGCGCGAACGCACCGGCGTCGGGCTGGTGTTCGTCTCGCACGACCTGGCGCTGGTCCGGCACCTGTGCGACGAGGTGCTGGTGCTGCGCGGCGGCCGGGTGGTCGAACACGGGCCGGCCGCCGAGCTGTTCGCCGCGCCCGCCCACCCGTACACCCGGGAGCTGCTCGCCGCGGCCGCCGTTCCCTCGCTCGACCCGGCCTGA
- a CDS encoding NHL repeat-containing protein produces the protein MSASSPSRRRLLIGGGAAAALTALGSPAAARPAPTVTELGPGNADFPLMSATLLRGTLWIGSRNLSPARVVGYELASGRVTASAVLPTGNFVQGSAAFGGALYLGVTDAPQAANLYRYDGTVTALGSVPGADVRDVAVAPDGTVYATGRQKGRAAGPGLYAWSPATGAVTEVASPAPGATQGRAVAATATHAYLGVGSNLAGGGGATRATLFAVDRRTGAVADITPPELRDDVIIRRVTVLGDDLLAVSTEGQPAHVALLDPADHRVLRSFPVPGCKSVTNFQRQGDTVWFTSTEHGVLWRLSLATGALEQLAVPVPDGNSWGLGRDGGTLAGVTEGGTVWTLDLATNAVTTRDLIEAGAPGGAQLGMSVAAGGGRVYVGGNGSLALHDLAAGTVRKLPVPGEAKDTVVLDDGTLYLGVYSSQGIWRYRPGSDAVPVREAALPQEQNRPQVVRWDGDSGLLLLGVQADTTGGGSFVTYRPGSGTPAVHVDPLGPGQLVRAVAAGRGQAFLGGDNAKATGPRGTLAGWDPVAGRELWRLDGALGAGVSSLAVHGHTLYGLTVDGWAFTVDLRGSGRPGFVPAVARRTDLRAVSAANPRLLALGGTLYGVSERTLFRLDRDSLAPTVLVRLDAEWYSGARLAADEDGTLYTLRGRELIAVRP, from the coding sequence ATGTCCGCCTCTTCCCCGTCCCGCCGCCGGCTGCTGATCGGCGGCGGCGCGGCGGCCGCGCTGACCGCGCTGGGCTCGCCCGCCGCCGCCCGCCCCGCGCCCACCGTGACCGAACTGGGCCCCGGAAACGCCGACTTCCCGCTGATGAGCGCCACCCTGCTGCGCGGGACGCTGTGGATCGGCTCGCGCAACCTCTCGCCCGCCCGGGTGGTCGGCTACGAGTTGGCGTCCGGGCGGGTGACGGCGAGCGCCGTGCTGCCGACCGGGAACTTCGTGCAGGGGTCGGCGGCGTTCGGCGGCGCGCTGTACCTGGGGGTGACGGACGCGCCGCAGGCCGCCAACCTGTACCGCTACGACGGCACGGTGACCGCGCTGGGCAGCGTGCCGGGCGCGGACGTCCGGGACGTCGCGGTGGCGCCCGACGGCACGGTCTACGCGACCGGGCGGCAGAAGGGCCGGGCCGCCGGGCCCGGCCTGTACGCGTGGAGCCCGGCCACCGGCGCCGTCACCGAGGTGGCCTCGCCGGCGCCGGGCGCCACCCAGGGCCGGGCGGTCGCCGCCACCGCCACCCACGCCTACCTGGGGGTGGGCAGCAACCTGGCGGGCGGCGGCGGGGCGACCCGGGCCACCCTGTTCGCCGTCGATCGGCGGACCGGCGCGGTCGCCGACATCACCCCGCCGGAGCTGCGCGACGACGTGATCATCCGCCGGGTGACGGTGCTCGGCGACGACCTGCTGGCGGTCAGCACCGAGGGCCAGCCCGCGCACGTCGCGCTGCTCGACCCGGCCGACCACCGGGTGCTGCGGTCCTTCCCGGTGCCGGGCTGCAAGAGCGTGACCAACTTCCAGCGCCAGGGCGACACGGTCTGGTTCACCTCGACCGAGCACGGCGTGCTGTGGCGGCTGAGCCTGGCGACCGGCGCGCTGGAGCAGCTCGCGGTGCCGGTGCCGGACGGCAACTCCTGGGGCCTGGGCCGGGACGGCGGCACGCTGGCGGGCGTCACCGAGGGCGGCACGGTGTGGACGCTCGACCTGGCGACGAACGCGGTCACCACCCGGGACCTGATCGAGGCCGGGGCGCCCGGCGGCGCCCAGCTCGGCATGTCGGTGGCGGCCGGCGGCGGCCGGGTGTACGTCGGCGGGAACGGCTCGCTGGCGCTGCACGACCTGGCGGCGGGCACGGTGCGCAAGCTGCCGGTGCCGGGCGAGGCGAAGGACACCGTGGTCCTCGACGACGGCACGCTCTACCTGGGTGTCTACTCCTCGCAGGGCATCTGGCGGTACCGCCCGGGCAGCGACGCGGTGCCGGTGCGGGAGGCCGCGCTGCCGCAGGAGCAGAACCGTCCGCAGGTGGTCCGCTGGGACGGCGACAGCGGCCTGCTGCTGCTCGGCGTGCAGGCCGACACCACCGGCGGCGGCTCGTTCGTCACCTACCGGCCGGGCAGCGGCACGCCGGCCGTGCACGTCGACCCGCTCGGCCCCGGGCAGCTGGTCCGGGCGGTGGCGGCCGGGCGCGGGCAGGCGTTCCTGGGCGGCGACAACGCCAAGGCGACCGGTCCGCGCGGCACGCTGGCCGGCTGGGACCCGGTGGCGGGCCGCGAGCTGTGGCGGCTGGACGGTGCGCTGGGCGCCGGGGTGAGCAGCCTGGCGGTGCACGGGCACACCCTGTACGGCCTGACCGTGGACGGCTGGGCGTTCACCGTCGACCTGCGCGGCTCGGGCCGCCCCGGTTTCGTCCCGGCCGTCGCCCGGCGGACCGACCTGCGGGCGGTCTCCGCCGCCAACCCGCGGCTGCTGGCGCTGGGCGGCACGCTGTACGGCGTCAGCGAGCGGACGCTGTTCCGGCTGGACCGCGACTCGCTGGCGCCGACCGTCCTGGTCCGGCTGGACGCCGAGTGGTACAGCGGCGCCCGGCTGGCGGCGGACGAGGACGGCACGCTGTACACCCTGCGCGGGCGCGAGCTGATCGCCGTCCGGCCGTAG
- a CDS encoding ABC transporter substrate-binding protein produces MSERDENVAMAGLYEAAKDEGGRLVVYAGGDAPEQAGLYTAGFAERFPEIDVEVTVDLSKYHNARVDGLHLRGENRVDVVHLQTLHDFPHWKREGLLLPYRPLGAEHGDPAYADPDGTYCALFAFAFSNVVDTAVIPADRAPREAVDYLRPELKDRIVLTYPHDDDAVLYQFEQLIDRHGYGWLEKLQAQNPLWVRGTATPLAKIASGERAATFTSSYPLNPGAGDTLRFLPAREDFFQSWYQPGAILAAAPHPAAAKLYLSYRLSTEAQRASAQWPARTDITVPNWPALSAYANTSPAGFLAFMADRARVERLRGLLEDFIGPVEGPNPTGVDRLWH; encoded by the coding sequence ATGAGCGAGCGGGACGAGAACGTGGCGATGGCCGGGCTGTACGAGGCCGCGAAGGACGAGGGCGGCAGGCTGGTCGTCTACGCGGGCGGCGACGCGCCGGAGCAGGCCGGGCTGTACACCGCCGGGTTCGCCGAGCGGTTCCCGGAGATCGACGTCGAGGTGACCGTCGACCTGAGCAAGTACCACAACGCCCGGGTCGACGGCCTGCACCTGCGCGGCGAGAACCGGGTCGACGTGGTGCACCTGCAGACCCTCCACGACTTCCCGCACTGGAAGCGCGAGGGCCTGCTGCTGCCGTACCGGCCCCTGGGGGCGGAGCACGGCGACCCGGCGTACGCCGACCCGGACGGCACGTACTGCGCGCTGTTCGCGTTCGCGTTCTCCAACGTCGTCGACACCGCCGTCATCCCCGCGGACCGGGCGCCGCGCGAGGCCGTCGACTACCTGCGGCCGGAACTGAAGGACCGGATCGTGCTGACCTACCCGCACGACGACGACGCGGTGCTCTACCAGTTCGAGCAGCTGATCGACCGGCACGGCTACGGCTGGCTGGAGAAGCTCCAGGCGCAGAACCCGCTCTGGGTGCGCGGCACCGCCACCCCGCTGGCGAAGATCGCCTCCGGCGAGCGGGCCGCCACCTTCACCTCGTCCTACCCGCTCAACCCGGGCGCGGGCGACACGCTGCGCTTCCTGCCCGCCCGCGAGGACTTCTTCCAGTCCTGGTACCAGCCGGGCGCGATCCTGGCCGCCGCCCCGCACCCGGCCGCCGCCAAGCTCTACCTGAGCTACCGGCTCAGCACCGAGGCCCAGCGCGCCTCCGCGCAGTGGCCCGCCCGCACCGACATCACCGTCCCGAACTGGCCCGCCCTGTCCGCGTACGCCAACACCAGCCCCGCCGGGTTCCTCGCCTTCATGGCCGACCGGGCCCGGGTCGAGCGGCTGCGCGGCCTGCTGGAGGACTTCATCGGCCCGGTCGAGGGCCCCAACCCGACCGGCGTCGACCGGCTCTGGCACTGA
- a CDS encoding sulfatase family protein, with protein MTGTARPDVLVVLTDQQTADAMSAAGNPYLRTPAMDALAAAGTRYTDAYCAQPLCTPSRASLLTGRAPSALGVTGNSGGPADPLLGRLFRDAGYDCGYGGKWHLPELDLPAGRGFERIHPAGDDDGLARAAAAYVGAPRERPYLLVASFLEPHGICEWARGQPPRTGPLPPPPPVPELPPLPSNFPTAPYAPALPDLARRAQPHTHPTADWHEDDWRRYRHAYYALVERVDRNVGTLLAALRKDRDTVVVFSSDHGDGAGAHRWNQKWALYEECVRVPFLLAGPGVPAGAVDGRLVNTGLDLIPTLCDLAGIAPPPGSSGPSDPSGLPGRSVRAPDPHPYVVVETRWEGPGLQNALGRMVRAGRHKYVCYAWGDHREQLFDLAADPGELVNLAVDARHAEPLDRFRRLLAAHCAAGADPFARFVPPPAGPP; from the coding sequence GTGACCGGAACCGCACGCCCCGACGTCCTGGTCGTCCTGACCGACCAGCAGACCGCCGACGCGATGAGCGCCGCCGGCAACCCGTACCTGCGCACGCCCGCGATGGACGCGCTGGCCGCAGCCGGCACCCGCTACACCGACGCGTACTGCGCCCAGCCGCTCTGCACCCCGTCCCGGGCCAGCCTGCTGACCGGCCGGGCGCCCAGCGCGCTCGGCGTCACCGGCAACAGCGGCGGCCCGGCGGACCCGCTGCTCGGGCGGTTGTTCCGGGACGCCGGGTACGACTGCGGGTACGGCGGCAAGTGGCACCTGCCCGAACTCGACCTGCCCGCGGGCCGGGGCTTCGAGCGGATCCACCCGGCGGGCGACGACGACGGGCTGGCCCGGGCCGCCGCCGCGTACGTCGGGGCCCCGCGCGAGCGGCCGTACCTGCTGGTCGCGTCGTTCCTGGAGCCGCACGGCATCTGTGAGTGGGCCCGCGGCCAGCCGCCGCGCACCGGCCCGCTGCCGCCGCCCCCGCCCGTCCCCGAACTCCCGCCGCTGCCATCGAACTTCCCGACCGCACCGTACGCCCCCGCGCTGCCCGACCTGGCCCGCCGGGCCCAGCCGCACACCCACCCCACCGCCGACTGGCACGAGGACGACTGGCGCCGCTACCGGCACGCCTACTACGCGCTGGTCGAACGGGTCGACCGGAACGTCGGCACGCTGCTGGCCGCGCTCCGGAAGGACCGCGACACCGTGGTGGTGTTCAGCTCCGACCACGGCGACGGCGCGGGCGCCCACCGCTGGAACCAGAAGTGGGCGCTGTACGAGGAGTGCGTCCGGGTGCCGTTCCTGCTGGCCGGCCCCGGCGTCCCGGCCGGCGCGGTCGACGGCCGGCTGGTCAACACCGGCCTCGACCTGATCCCCACCCTGTGCGACCTCGCCGGGATCGCCCCGCCACCCGGTTCGTCCGGCCCGTCCGATCCATCCGGCCTGCCCGGCCGCAGTGTCCGTGCGCCCGACCCGCACCCGTACGTCGTGGTCGAGACCCGCTGGGAGGGCCCGGGGCTGCAGAACGCGCTCGGCCGGATGGTCCGCGCCGGACGGCACAAGTACGTCTGCTACGCCTGGGGCGACCACCGCGAGCAGCTCTTCGACCTGGCCGCCGACCCCGGCGAACTGGTCAACCTCGCCGTGGACGCCCGCCACGCGGAGCCGCTCGACCGCTTCCGCCGCCTGCTGGCCGCGCACTGCGCGGCCGGCGCCGACCCGTTCGCCCGCTTCGTGCCGCCGCCCGCCGGGCCGCCGTGA
- a CDS encoding hydroxyacid dehydrogenase, whose protein sequence is MTAAVFAMDPARFADVYGPAARARIAARAEVLADPGHPDGVWSAERLAAAPPEPLSGVEVLCTGWGGPVLDAGTLARLPRLRLVLYAAGSVRRIAGEAFWAAGVPIVAAARANAVPVAEFAVAQAVYALKGGWRHVLAARAARAAVPAARTPGAYGSTVGVLSLGEVGRLVCELLRGYDVEVLAHDPYAAPPPGVRAVGIEELFAASDVLSVHTPLLPETRGLVGRPLLASMKPGATLLNTARGAVLDEPALLDVLRERPDLFAVLDVTDPEPPLPGSPLFTLPNVVVTPHLAGSRGLERRRLGDLVAAEFERWTRGEPLRHALDPRGYERMA, encoded by the coding sequence ATGACCGCAGCCGTGTTCGCGATGGATCCGGCCCGCTTCGCCGACGTGTACGGGCCCGCGGCCCGGGCCCGGATCGCGGCGCGGGCCGAGGTGCTCGCCGATCCGGGCCACCCGGACGGGGTCTGGAGCGCCGAGCGGCTGGCCGCCGCGCCGCCGGAGCCGCTGAGCGGGGTGGAGGTGCTCTGCACCGGCTGGGGCGGCCCGGTGCTGGACGCCGGGACGCTGGCCCGGCTGCCGCGGCTGCGACTGGTGCTGTACGCGGCGGGTTCGGTGCGGCGGATCGCCGGGGAGGCGTTCTGGGCGGCGGGCGTGCCGATCGTCGCGGCCGCCCGCGCCAACGCGGTGCCGGTCGCCGAGTTCGCCGTCGCGCAGGCGGTCTACGCGCTGAAGGGCGGCTGGCGGCACGTCCTCGCCGCCCGGGCGGCCCGGGCGGCCGTCCCGGCGGCCCGCACGCCGGGCGCGTACGGTTCGACGGTCGGGGTGCTGTCGCTGGGCGAGGTGGGCCGGCTGGTCTGCGAGCTGCTGCGCGGCTACGACGTCGAGGTGCTCGCCCACGACCCGTACGCCGCGCCGCCGCCCGGGGTCCGGGCGGTCGGGATCGAGGAGCTGTTCGCGGCCTCCGACGTGCTGAGCGTGCACACCCCGCTGCTGCCGGAGACCCGCGGCCTGGTCGGCCGCCCGCTGCTGGCGTCGATGAAGCCCGGCGCCACGCTGCTGAACACCGCTCGCGGCGCCGTCCTGGACGAGCCCGCGCTGCTCGACGTGCTGCGCGAGCGCCCGGACCTGTTCGCGGTGCTCGACGTCACCGACCCCGAGCCGCCGCTGCCCGGCTCGCCGCTGTTCACCCTGCCCAACGTGGTGGTCACCCCGCACCTGGCGGGCAGCCGGGGGCTGGAGCGCCGCCGCCTCGGCGACCTGGTGGCGGCCGAGTTCGAACGCTGGACCCGGGGCGAACCGCTGCGCCACGCGCTCGACCCGCGCGGCTACGAACGGATGGCCTGA
- a CDS encoding ROK family transcriptional regulator: MTQTRTPATATTQTVAQVNQTVLLEVLRRHGTLSRQRLATESGLSTATVHRLVEVLRAAGLVEVEAERAPSSGGRPPQLIRYNARAQTVLAVAMRPRRIVGVVTDLDGTVLHEAEHYWEFAAGSGSAGPAGQAGSPGAGPAAERPREITAADLTGPLLALLDGLRGWAGRHAGEPRALVAGVPGVVRDRTGLVEFASALDWPGLRLGALLQERYGVPVAVESNVNLVALAVQRTEAAAGVGDLAAVVVGIEVGAGIVLDGRLHRGRLGSAGALGSLMSGRDALDRPLGRTGDTQARIGDHAVDRRITEAGLSVSGSPAERVGELFRLGRDGNPAALRLIDELTDDLALLVANLSVVLGPELVALGGRLFWESGGLLPAAIESRLQGRIPAPPRLMVVHTTTTELVGAAAAAVRLADGATFITR; this comes from the coding sequence GTGACCCAGACCCGTACCCCGGCCACCGCCACCACCCAGACCGTCGCACAGGTCAACCAGACCGTCCTGCTGGAGGTGCTGCGGCGGCACGGCACGCTCTCCCGGCAGCGGCTGGCCACCGAGAGCGGGCTGAGCACCGCGACCGTGCACCGGCTGGTCGAGGTGCTGCGGGCGGCCGGCCTGGTCGAGGTGGAGGCCGAGCGGGCGCCCTCCAGCGGCGGGCGGCCGCCGCAGCTGATCCGCTACAACGCCCGCGCGCAGACCGTGCTCGCGGTGGCGATGCGCCCGCGCCGGATCGTCGGCGTGGTGACCGACCTGGACGGCACCGTGCTGCACGAGGCCGAGCACTACTGGGAGTTCGCCGCCGGTTCGGGTTCGGCCGGCCCGGCCGGTCAGGCCGGCTCGCCCGGTGCCGGGCCCGCCGCCGAGCGCCCCCGTGAGATCACCGCCGCCGACCTGACCGGCCCGCTGCTGGCCCTGCTCGACGGCCTGCGCGGCTGGGCGGGCCGGCACGCGGGCGAGCCCCGGGCGCTGGTCGCGGGCGTGCCCGGGGTGGTCCGGGACCGCACCGGGCTGGTCGAGTTCGCGTCCGCGCTGGACTGGCCGGGGCTGCGGCTCGGCGCGCTGCTCCAGGAGCGGTACGGGGTGCCGGTCGCGGTCGAGAGCAACGTCAACCTGGTCGCGCTGGCCGTCCAGCGCACCGAGGCGGCCGCCGGGGTCGGCGACCTCGCGGCGGTGGTGGTCGGCATCGAGGTCGGCGCCGGGATCGTCCTGGACGGCCGGCTGCACCGCGGCCGACTCGGCTCGGCCGGGGCGCTCGGCTCCCTGATGTCCGGCCGCGACGCGCTCGACCGGCCGCTCGGCCGCACCGGCGACACCCAGGCCCGGATCGGCGACCACGCGGTCGACCGGCGGATCACCGAAGCGGGCCTCAGCGTCTCCGGCAGCCCGGCCGAACGGGTCGGCGAACTGTTCCGGCTCGGCCGGGACGGCAACCCGGCGGCCCTCCGGCTGATCGACGAACTCACCGACGACCTGGCCCTGTTGGTCGCCAACCTGAGCGTGGTGCTCGGCCCCGAACTGGTCGCCCTCGGCGGCCGGCTGTTCTGGGAGAGCGGCGGCCTGCTGCCCGCCGCGATCGAGAGCCGCCTCCAGGGCCGGATCCCGGCCCCGCCCCGGCTGATGGTCGTCCACACCACCACGACCGAGCTGGTCGGCGCGGCGGCGGCGGCCGTCCGCCTCGCGGACGGGGCGACGTTCATCACCCGCTGA